AAGTGCCTTCGATAGGGTTCTTGCTTCCATTCCTTTCAAAGGCCAGGTTTGATATTCTTCCTTGTTCTGTATATTTACTAGAAAAGGGGTTTGTAGGGAAATGATGATGTTCCAAATCGTTTGCATAATTGACTGCCACGGAAAACCAACTAGATCATATATGAAACTGTAGGAGTAACTGCCCACTATTCTGTCATTTGGGTTTCTTCAATTCTATTGTCTTCTATTTAAATCGGTGTTCTATCATTGATTCATAATTCAATACTATTGCGTTCGAATtaaatttgtgttttatttatcaccaaaaaaaaataaattgttttttatgaaaTCCCTTGTCGAAATTATTTCTACCTGGCGGAGTAATGGTTACTAAGCAATGCTGCATTCAATTATCTGATTGTTGCAGGTTCTTAATGAAACAAGTCTGTGGTGGTTTGAGAGAACTAAGCACATAGTTTCTAACGCAGTTGTGTCGGCTCCAGATAAAAATGTTACAATAGCAAAGAAATGTTCAGTTTTCCCTGTTGAGTTTGTTGGTGAGTTATTTGTTGATACAAAGTTGTTATTTGCCTGTTCAATGTTTGGTTGGtgctgattttttttctatggTTAAATTTTGTTCTGAGCTGATTGTCTATAGTTCATGACgtcattttatgttataaattataatatcatATCATCTGAATACTACAGtgtgttgattttttttcttataattattttataagtgGAAGATGAGGATTCTAGCCACCATCTATTGACAAATATGTTGCTGGTTTGCAGCTAGAGGGTTTGTCACTGGAAGTACCGATACATCTTTATGGACAGTCTACAATAAAGGCATTCGTAACTACTGTGGAAATGTCATACCAGATGGTGAGATTTCTAATTCTTCTCaaattcttaactttctttttcttccctGTGTAATAGGGTATTAACATATGACAGGGATGGTTAAAAATCAAAAGTTGCCTAAAAATATACTCACTCCAACTACCAAGGCTGCAGATCATGATGTTCCTGTCACTCCGGATGAGGTACGATGCCTAGTTTTGTCATTTTCTGCTTGTTATTGTGCTATGAATGCATTAAAGCTTGATTTGCAATTAAAATGAACGAAGACTGAAAATGTTGGATTTGGATAGACGATAGAAGAGTAGGAAGCCATTTAGTCTAGTTGATATATCCCAACTTAAAATGTATTGATAAATTTATAGATAGGGAACCATATCTCTTTTAATATTCTCTTGTATTATGTATTAGTTTCCTGCTCTTCTTTCTAATAAAGGGATCGTTGTGCTAAATCATCCATTCCTTTTTCCATCAGATTAGTTTATTTTACagtttttatgtcattttatatattgaaaaatgtCACCAAGATCAGTGATTCTAGACCTGCTCCGCTGCTCGTAAGAAATAATGAGCACTGTTATTATCAGAACATTCATGCAATATAGCTTCTTTAAGTTAGTGAGGTGTAAAACCGGACTTCCGAAATCGGATAATCTTTCATAACATTTTTTCTCCCAAAGTTTTACTTCTCTGTTGCATTTCCCATGCAGATTATTGAAAATGGACTGATGAATCGTGCTGATTATGTAGAAGCGAGTGAAAAAGCATTAAGGCTGTTTGAATACGGACAGGTAATAAGCTTATTTGACTAGGACATATCTAAAATGCATTTCCCTTGGCCTTTATTACATAGTTGACTAtaccatttgatttttttttttttgaaacaaaacttTACCATTTGATTGACTATGCAGCAAGTGGCATTGGAACATGGACTTATATTGGTAGATACTAAGTATGAATTTGGGAAGGCAAATGATGGATCAATTCTGTTGATTGATGAGGTCAAATGCTATCTTTGATACATATTGAATTCTCACATTCACtcaaatattattaaatgtataaatttgataaattttcTTTGCTGCCAACTCCAGGTTCATACTCCTGATTCAAGTAGATATTGGATTGCCGATTCTTACTTGGAGCGCATTCAAAATGGTCTTGAGCCTGAAAATGTTGATAAGGTGTTTTACGTGCATCTTTGTTTACATATGAGTGAACTGTCAATTTAGTCTTTGAATGTAATCGAGCGCAGTCATTATGGTCCTCGAAtgtaacaaaattataaaaacatggTTGAAATGCTCTTTCCTTAGTAAGTTATGTTTGGTTCTCGAACGTGTCTTTCATTAGTTTGTTTGATCTTCAAATGTCTTCTATTAGTCAGTTTAGTGCATTATATTCTAACAAAAGGCACACCCAGGGATgttttttgtaatttcaatacaTTCAAGGATTATAATGACACTGCTACACACATTTATAGACCAAAATGACGATTTAATCCTCCATAGAATGAATGTTACAAGCGTAGAGTTTTTTCCTTCTATTAATGTTATGTTTCTTTAGGAGTTCTTGAGGCTGTGGTTCAAAAGTCACTGCAACCCTTATGAAGACGAGGTAATTTACATCTTCTATTGCTAGTTGATCAGCCTGTAGGTTTAAATTATGCATCAAATCACATGGGTTGCTTTTGTTTAGGTCCTTCCTGATGCTCCTGAAGATCTCGTTTGTGAATTGGCTTGGCGGTATGTCTACTACTCTCTCTTTTGCATTTTCTGTCGGAAAAGAGAAAATCTTCTCTATCTTTTTCCGGCACATCTTGTTGTCACATAAGGCGATAAAATAAATAGTTACATCACGCGAAGAAATATTCTGACCTGGTGTTTGCTTGTAGCATTAAAATGGAGCAAATGTGCTATCAATGGTGCAAAAATGTTTCTACTAATTAGCAATCTTCATTATGCAATGATCAACATAATTTTGACATCCTACTTTCATTACATGTCTGCTTAAATCTATGTTCTGGAACCAATTTGTAGTTGATTTTTTACTGTTCAATTTTTTCCTTTGTTCATTTAAATGAGAATCATACTATTTTTCTTAACAGGTACATTTTCTTATACGAGACTATAACAAAATCAAAGTTTGAGATACAATTGACCGAGGTAATCCatataccaatttttttaaaatttatattatctAATGTAATTCATTCTATTATTCTATTATAACTgtatttcattttcaaaaaaacaCTTTATTTCTTCTTGCAGGAGCCAATACATGACCGAATATCTCGAAATGTTGCATCTGCTCTAGCATCCTTAAAGTAGCCCACACAGGAAGTGTGTTTGGATTCACGGTGAGAATGACAAAATCATGTTGAGCTACCGCGGCATAAGCTACACTTTAGAGCTTCAAGAATCACAGTGATATCGTGATTTATCAAATTTTAACAGTATGATTCTGAAATTTCAACAAATGGgatttcaacaaaataaatGGGAAGGATTCTGAAACTTTACTTGAAAGTATACATTCCCTATTGGGTGTCTTAAATGCAACAATGAGTCACCTTAACAGTGATTTCACTCTGCATTTGTTGGTGAAGCCCTTGAATGGTGTTGCAGGAGTTTCAAACCAAGGGATATGAatgtaatttgaaaatttaacttataaaaacacccttttggatgtacttgtttgaacttatctacttgtttttttaagcaaagagaaatatattaaataaaaaacagagAAGTACAAAAAACTGGGggatttgaacttatctacttaCATAAGAGTTTTGTGAGACTATTTGCcaaaacttataaaaacagcttatgacattttCTCTTGGTCTTTACTATGGCTAAATATTACACCACACATTGTTGTGAGCCAATTGCATATTCAAAACTAAATTGTTGACTCCGATtagataaactaaaaaaaatgagttGGTAGTTAGACAGCTAAGAGCTAACAGTAACATACATTATTTAATTGCTATTATTACAGATAATAATTATCACTAATTAGATCACACATGATCAACAACTTGTTCTTGTAAAAATTAACAATGACCAAGgtactaaaaaattattaaacaatgaCCAAGAGGAAAACTCAAGTCTATGTGttcaaagtttgaattttaaGCCTTTTCCTCATCAATCATCTCACTCACAATATTAGCAAATTGAAAtcaaagaaacaacaaaatgtGGGATGGGTTACTTTCCTGCGCTCGTGAAAACTTGCTTCCTCTAGCTCGTGAACATTTGCTTCCAATAGCCCTTGATCATTTGCTTCCAATACTAAAGGAAGCAGCCAACATGATTAGGGGTGTCCCTACAGATATTGCAGAAATGAAAAATGAACTTCAAAACATTGAAGACTTCATCCATCAAGCAGATAAAACGGCTGATGCTGAAGGAGACAACACAAGTCATGGAATCAGAGCAAAGATCAAGAAACTAATAGAAGCGACTTTTCGCATACAAGATGTCATTGATGAATATATCATCCGTGAGGAGCAACGACTTTCAGATCCTGGATGTGCTGCTGGTGACAACTATGTCAAAACTAAGATTCTCCGTCTCCAAATAGCTCATAAAATTCAGAACATCAAATCCCGaattaatgaaataaaagaTACAAGTTCTGAAAAGGATCATGAAGGATCAAGCAGTTCTGCAACAAACCTGAATGCCACATCATTGCAGAACCTTCGGAAGGCTCCTTTTTACATGGATGAAGCCGATGTTGTAGGCTTTGAAGAGCCAAAAGACATATTGATTGATTGGTTGGTAGAAGGAAGAGCAGCGCGAACAGTTGTCTCCGTGGTAGCAATGGGAGGGCAGGGAAAAACCACTCTAGCCAAGAAAGTTTTTGACAACAACAAGGTCATTAAACACTTTGATTGTCATGTATGGATCACAGTGTCTCAATCATACGATCTAGAAAAATTGTTGAGGGACATTTTGCAGAATATTTACAAACAACAGGAAGGTGATACTCCTCAAAGTATACATCAAATGGATCGAGACTCATTAGTTGATGAAGTGAGAAAAAACTTGCAACAAAAAAGGTACGTTGTCATGTTTGATGATGTATGGAGCATACTTTTTTGGGATGAAATTGACCTTGCTATGATTGATAACAAAAATGGTTCTAAGATATTAATCACAACAAGGAACATGAATGTTGCAAATGCTTGTAAGAAATCTTCTTTTGTTGAAGTTCATGAACTGAAACCTTTAACTAAAGAAAAATCTTTGGAATTGTTCAATAAGAAGGCATTCTATGACTTGGACGGATGTTGTCCGGAAAATCTTACTCATATATCTTCTGAAATTGTTGAAAAATGCATTGGATTACCACTAGCAATTGTAATCGTCGGTGGTCTTTTATCTTGCAAAGATAAAGAAACATTTGAATGGTATAATTTTAGTGAAAATATAAATCCTGAGTTAAAGGAAGATtccaacataaaaaatattttaggtcTTAGTTACCATAATTTGCCTTACTACCTCAAGTCATGTTTGTTGTATTTTGGATTATATCCTGAAGATTGTGTAGTTTCTTCGAAGACATTGACTCGACAATGGATGGCTGAAGGGTTCGTGAAAGAGGATAGGGGAAAAACTTTGGAAGAAGTCGCAGAAGGATATTTAACAGAGTTAATTCGTAGAAGTTTGGTGCAATTAGTTTCAATCAGTATTGATGGAAGAAGGAGAAGTTGTCGTGTTCATGATCTAGTCCATGCAATGATCCTTGAAAAATGTGAGGATTTAAGTTTTTGTAAGAATATTTGTGAGGACAGACAATCATCTTTAACTGGAATTGTTCGACGCCTATCAATAGCAACCAATTCCGACAATTTAATAGAAAGTGTTGAAAAGCCACAGGTTCGGTCATTGCTTTGTTACGCATCTAAACCATTACCTGAATCCTTTGTAAGGAGAATCCCTACAAAATTCAGGCGGTTGAAGGTGCTGGTTTTGGGTGATGATGGATTGCTTGACGTTCCTAAAGACTTGGGAAGTTTGAGCTACTTGAAGTTTTTTATGTTCGGTGGGGTGTTTCGAGGAAGAAAATTCTCACTTCCAATATCCATTGTTATGCTCGAGAACCTAGAGACCTTGGATTTAACAGATACAAAATTCAATGTTATGCCAAAGGAGATTTGCAAGCTTAGAAAGCTACACCATTTTATAGGCATCAAAATGTCattgattcaattgaaagaTGGTATCGGAGATATGACATCCCTTCAGACGCTACGTGATGTTTATTTAGAtgaaaaagaagatgaaaatgataataGAGTAGTAGAGCTAATCCAAGAGCTAGGAAAGCTAAAACAGCTAAGGGAATTAGCCTTGCTCCGTGTTAGGGCTAAATATATGAGTGCTATATCTTCTTCAATCAACAATATGCGAAAAATGGAGAAACTGCGAATTGAAGGAGCTGGAGAGAACATAGTCATGCATTTGAGTTCACCCCCACCTATGCTTCGGAATCTTAAGCTTAACGGGGATTTAAAGAAGACTCCGGAGTGGATTTCAAAACTTCACAATCTAGCTAAGCTGAAAGTGATGCTTGTGTATTCCAAGCAAACGGTTGAGGTAATGAAATTACTCAAAAGTATGCCAAATTTGTTGTCCCTCAATATTTCCAACGGTGATTATGAAAGCAAATTCGAAACGTTACATTTTCAAGATGGATGGTTTAAGAATTTGAAGGAACTATATGTTGGATATTTTGTTAACTTAAGTTACATCCTTATTGATGAAGGTGCATTGGGTTCTCTAAAAAAGCTAAATAAGCTTCAACACCTAAATAAGCTTGAATTTCTCCATATTTTTGGTATGGGTGACAAATTTATGCAGAGCATTGCTCTCGATGGAGGAAAAGATCATTGGATTTTCAAGCAAGTACCCCATGTAAAAATTTCTGAAGGACACTATCCAGCATCCCCAGCAAAAAAGTGGTATGCTTTTACTTTAATTTGCTTACAACTTGAAAAAAGAATTTGGGGTAATATTTAGTGTTTAGTCATCAAAATACAagtattatgtaatttttaggCTTAAGTTTTGGTTAGAGTGTACGTTGGTTGGATTGAGTTGTTTTAGCTAAATATGTTACCCGACTCGATCAAAATTAAGTGGGTTGGGTTAGATGTAAATCCGTATTTTTAATGTTAAATCCGAAATCGACTCAATTCGGCAGTGAGTAGGTTGAGTTGGTTTGGGTCAACggatcattaaatatttttttaaaacaattcgcaaaaagatatataaatttAGTTTTACATAAGGGATATTTCATTCCAATGCTTTTATTAATTCAtgtgtaaataaaaaattgaacttaatttttgaaatggaatccttattttattgttgttttataTTGATTATTATTTGGTGTGAACTGCAGAGGTGATGGCCGGCCATCAGTGGATGGAGATTCATATTTCTCCAAGTTATATCAGTGGCATTTTGTTCATGCATGTTTGGCACTTCCCTTcctcaataaaaaaatgatgtgCTGTATTAAGCTttataaggatgagttaggtcaAATACTTAATTCTAAGAATACTTACTCTGTTTATTTATTCGAGAAAATTGAGTTGTTTGTGGTATGTTGTAAGAGCTTTCATATGATTGATTGTAAGACACTATTACATTAATATGTTGTGAGAGATTGCTTGGACATATAAAAAAGATTGCTTGGACATATAAGTTCTGATCCTTCAGTGATTGTCAGGcgtgtattttttttccttcagtTGGTGtgtttgcttcttttttttttaggtaaattgAGATCACCTGCGTGCAATTGTAGAGATTTATCTCTCGAGTCTTGTGTTGTGGAATCGAAATGGGTAACAAATTTTCCCTTAAGAATTTTGACATTATTGCGTTTCATTTTGGCTATTGTTTTTACTGACGTCATCATTTCGTTTGCAAGATTAACGCtagaaattaattttgataacggaaaaaaaaaattaccataaaaaaaatatagggatTATTATTAACTATAGGGCAAAATGTAtggattaaaaacatatttaatccatAAAAATAGAGAATTCAAAAATGTGATTAAGCCAActagtggctaaaaattccACCAGATGAATAAGTGAATAGGTAATGTTCTACCAACCAAGTTTAGCTCACAACATACTATTAGAAAATTTTATATGTCTTATTGTATATGGAGTATCTAATAATAGTTTTCATTAACCTCTTTTTTTCTCTGAAAAGATTTCACTAGCCTCTTTGAAAGAGTAagtaaaagaatattttataattgttcattttttttataagcaaaaatttattataagggagtaaaaggggtactcaaacccttacaacaaaGAGCACTAAATTAAGTGCTTAGAATACAAGACATAGAATTTAAACACCAAAAAGGAAAATGAGTACAAGTCCTACGCCCATACCGACTAATGAACCACAACCAAAAGTGAAGTTTGATTGTCTCCAATAACGACGAAACATCCGGTATATTGCCCTTAAAAATTACTTTGTTGCGAAGATTCCAAATATTCCAAGTGGTTGCCAACCATACCAAGTACCGAACACGACCTTTGTCTTTCATTTTGAACAAATCaccaaataaagaaaatgatCTCTACCTTCGACTCCGGTTTGTAAAGATGTCCCTAATCAAGATAAAATTTTGTTCCATACTCCCTTACTAAAAGgacatgaaaaaaaaagttttttgtcCTCAGCTTGTTGAAAACAAAAGACGCATGATAATTCATGATGATTAGTCAAATTACCGCAGTGATGAAAAGTTGTTCTTGTTGGTAATCTGTTTAATAATAACCTTCAACCGAAAACATTTACTTTCAAAGGAACATCCGTTTTTCAAAACCGCTGAATGGCCTCGAGCACATGAGCATCTTGAAGCTCTACCAGCCGCAGGTCTAATAAATATGTGTAATAGAGTTTAACTGTGAACAATCCATTCGAATCCACTGGATTTTAAGTTCTTTATGCAgacattataaaataaataaataaaaagttctTAACGTAGAAACCATCCTCACTCaaaatttttgttaaaaaaatataaataaattataaattaataatataaatgtgGCCCTTGGGATGACTCTACTacaaatttacatttttaacCGTTTAATATTAAATCAACGTCCGGAATTATACacaattagttttattttattagtaataTGTAACTCGAACCATCCAATTGCTAACTAAC
This portion of the Trifolium pratense cultivar HEN17-A07 linkage group LG3, ARS_RC_1.1, whole genome shotgun sequence genome encodes:
- the LOC123913958 gene encoding phosphoribosylaminoimidazole-succinocarboxamide synthase, chloroplastic-like, with product MIDSTVSLNPPNNLHTKVPLKNFQSPAAFTSTTKITFRPHKFRSATIRATTMQNENEQQPSFGDTLLNNTRKRQVIDAATTSLSNCLSETNLHLTVPALKSKSRGKVRDIYDSEDYLVLVTTDRQSAFDRVLASIPFKGQVLNETSLWWFERTKHIVSNAVVSAPDKNVTIAKKCSVFPVEFVARGFVTGSTDTSLWTVYNKGIRNYCGNVIPDGMVKNQKLPKNILTPTTKAADHDVPVTPDEIIENGLMNRADYVEASEKALRLFEYGQQVALEHGLILVDTKYEFGKANDGSILLIDEVHTPDSSRYWIADSYLERIQNGLEPENVDKEFLRLWFKSHCNPYEDEVLPDAPEDLVCELAWRYIFLYETITKSKFEIQLTEEPIHDRISRNVASALASLK
- the LOC123913959 gene encoding disease resistance protein RPM1-like yields the protein MWDGLLSCARENLLPLAREHLLPIALDHLLPILKEAANMIRGVPTDIAEMKNELQNIEDFIHQADKTADAEGDNTSHGIRAKIKKLIEATFRIQDVIDEYIIREEQRLSDPGCAAGDNYVKTKILRLQIAHKIQNIKSRINEIKDTSSEKDHEGSSSSATNLNATSLQNLRKAPFYMDEADVVGFEEPKDILIDWLVEGRAARTVVSVVAMGGQGKTTLAKKVFDNNKVIKHFDCHVWITVSQSYDLEKLLRDILQNIYKQQEGDTPQSIHQMDRDSLVDEVRKNLQQKRYVVMFDDVWSILFWDEIDLAMIDNKNGSKILITTRNMNVANACKKSSFVEVHELKPLTKEKSLELFNKKAFYDLDGCCPENLTHISSEIVEKCIGLPLAIVIVGGLLSCKDKETFEWYNFSENINPELKEDSNIKNILGLSYHNLPYYLKSCLLYFGLYPEDCVVSSKTLTRQWMAEGFVKEDRGKTLEEVAEGYLTELIRRSLVQLVSISIDGRRRSCRVHDLVHAMILEKCEDLSFCKNICEDRQSSLTGIVRRLSIATNSDNLIESVEKPQVRSLLCYASKPLPESFVRRIPTKFRRLKVLVLGDDGLLDVPKDLGSLSYLKFFMFGGVFRGRKFSLPISIVMLENLETLDLTDTKFNVMPKEICKLRKLHHFIGIKMSLIQLKDGIGDMTSLQTLRDVYLDEKEDENDNRVVELIQELGKLKQLRELALLRVRAKYMSAISSSINNMRKMEKLRIEGAGENIVMHLSSPPPMLRNLKLNGDLKKTPEWISKLHNLAKLKVMLVYSKQTVEVMKLLKSMPNLLSLNISNGDYESKFETLHFQDGWFKNLKELYVGYFVNLSYILIDEGALGSLKKLNKLQHLNKLEFLHIFGMGDKFMQSIALDGGKDHWIFKQVPHVKISEGHYPASPAKKW